The proteins below are encoded in one region of Apium graveolens cultivar Ventura chromosome 4, ASM990537v1, whole genome shotgun sequence:
- the LOC141721848 gene encoding glutaminyl-peptide cyclotransferase-like isoform X3: MSFLMILKRSLRGFCMVEMIPYSSQLVFMISRCHCFQSTVRRVAIQTGEIMTFHKMESSYFGEGLTLLGERLYQVTWLKKIGFIYDRNDFSKFKRFTHQMEDGWGLATDGKYLYGTDGSSTLYHIDPQNMKVIQKQVVTYNGHEVHNLNELEYIDDEVWANVWQTDCIAKISPKDGIVREWILLQSLREGLLASGRKNFDVLNGIAWDKEKNRIFVTGKLWPKLYEIKLLPMKKELHGNIGDICMPKRFVFGTS; the protein is encoded by the exons ATGAGTTTCCTCATGATCCTAAAGCGTTCACTCAG GGGCTTTTGTATGGTGGAAATGATACCTTATTCGAGTCAACTGGTCTTTATGATCAG CCGTTGCCATTGCTTTCAGTCAACGGTTCGACGAGTAGCTATTCAGACTGGTGAG ATTATGACCTTTCATAAAATGGAATCATCTTACTTTGGAGAGGGGTTAACTCTTCTCGGAGAAAG GTTATATCAAGTTACTTGGTTGAAGAAAATTGGTTTCATATATGACCGAAATGATTTCAGCAAA TTTAAGAGATTTACTCACCAGATGGAAGATGGTTGGGGGCTAGCTACTGACGGAAAATATTTATATGGAACTGATGGAAGCTCAACACTGTATCACATTGATCCACAAAATATGAAAG TCATACAAAAACAAGTTGTCACCTATAATGGTCATGAAGTGCATAACCTCAATGAGCTGGAGTATATAGATGATGAAGTTTGGGCAAATGTTTGGCAG ACTGATTGCATTGCTAAGATTTCACCAAAAGATGGCATTGTCCGTGAGTGGATTCTACTTCAAAGTTTAAG AGAAGGATTACTGGCTTCTGGGAGAAAA AATTTTGATGTTTTGAATGGCATAGCATGGGATaaagagaaaaacagaatttttg TGACAGGAAAGCTTTGGCCAAAGCTATACGAAATAAAGCTGCTTCCTATGAAGAAAGAACTTCATGGAAACATTGGGGATATTTGCATGCCAAAGCGGTTTGTATTTGGGACTAGCTGA
- the LOC141721848 gene encoding glutaminyl-peptide cyclotransferase-like isoform X1: MASGARTRRKNNTPADKQKSNHNTLAKSMSKSISSSSLFASFKKHLIYIPLIIMLLAALFLLSISSNTFSAIRSRTDSPKNYVVEVVNEFPHDPKAFTQGLLYGGNDTLFESTGLYDQSTVRRVAIQTGEIMTFHKMESSYFGEGLTLLGERLYQVTWLKKIGFIYDRNDFSKFKRFTHQMEDGWGLATDGKYLYGTDGSSTLYHIDPQNMKVIQKQVVTYNGHEVHNLNELEYIDDEVWANVWQTDCIAKISPKDGIVREWILLQSLREGLLASGRKNFDVLNGIAWDKEKNRIFVTGKLWPKLYEIKLLPMKKELHGNIGDICMPKRFVFGTS; this comes from the exons ATGGCGAGCGGAGCTCGCACCAGAAGAAAAAACAACACACCTGCCGATAAGCAAAAATCAAATCACAACACTCTCGCAAAGTCAATGTCCAAATCTATCAGCTCCTCATCTCTTTTCGCCTCTTTTAAAAAACACTTAATCTACATTCCCTTAATTATTATGCTTCTCGCTGCTTTATTTCTCTTGAGCATTTCATCGAACACTTTCAGTGCAATTAGATCTCGTACTGATTCTCCGAAGAATTATGTAGTTGAGGTTGTTAATGAGTTTCCTCATGATCCTAAAGCGTTCACTCAG GGGCTTTTGTATGGTGGAAATGATACCTTATTCGAGTCAACTGGTCTTTATGATCAG TCAACGGTTCGACGAGTAGCTATTCAGACTGGTGAG ATTATGACCTTTCATAAAATGGAATCATCTTACTTTGGAGAGGGGTTAACTCTTCTCGGAGAAAG GTTATATCAAGTTACTTGGTTGAAGAAAATTGGTTTCATATATGACCGAAATGATTTCAGCAAA TTTAAGAGATTTACTCACCAGATGGAAGATGGTTGGGGGCTAGCTACTGACGGAAAATATTTATATGGAACTGATGGAAGCTCAACACTGTATCACATTGATCCACAAAATATGAAAG TCATACAAAAACAAGTTGTCACCTATAATGGTCATGAAGTGCATAACCTCAATGAGCTGGAGTATATAGATGATGAAGTTTGGGCAAATGTTTGGCAG ACTGATTGCATTGCTAAGATTTCACCAAAAGATGGCATTGTCCGTGAGTGGATTCTACTTCAAAGTTTAAG AGAAGGATTACTGGCTTCTGGGAGAAAA AATTTTGATGTTTTGAATGGCATAGCATGGGATaaagagaaaaacagaatttttg TGACAGGAAAGCTTTGGCCAAAGCTATACGAAATAAAGCTGCTTCCTATGAAGAAAGAACTTCATGGAAACATTGGGGATATTTGCATGCCAAAGCGGTTTGTATTTGGGACTAGCTGA
- the LOC141721848 gene encoding glutaminyl-peptide cyclotransferase-like isoform X2 has product MASGARTRRKNNTPADKQKSNHNTLAKSMSKSISSSSLFASFKKHLIYIPLIIMLLAALFLLSISSNTFSAIRSRTDSPKNYVVEVVNEFPHDPKAFTQGLLYGGNDTLFESTGLYDQSTVRRVAIQTGEIMTFHKMESSYFGEGLTLLGERLYQVTWLKKIGFIYDRNDFSKFKRFTHQMEDGWGLATDGKYLYGTDGSSTLYHIDPQNMKVIQKQVVTYNGHEVHNLNELEYIDDEVWANVWQTDCIAKISPKDGIVREWILLQSLRITGFWEKKF; this is encoded by the exons ATGGCGAGCGGAGCTCGCACCAGAAGAAAAAACAACACACCTGCCGATAAGCAAAAATCAAATCACAACACTCTCGCAAAGTCAATGTCCAAATCTATCAGCTCCTCATCTCTTTTCGCCTCTTTTAAAAAACACTTAATCTACATTCCCTTAATTATTATGCTTCTCGCTGCTTTATTTCTCTTGAGCATTTCATCGAACACTTTCAGTGCAATTAGATCTCGTACTGATTCTCCGAAGAATTATGTAGTTGAGGTTGTTAATGAGTTTCCTCATGATCCTAAAGCGTTCACTCAG GGGCTTTTGTATGGTGGAAATGATACCTTATTCGAGTCAACTGGTCTTTATGATCAG TCAACGGTTCGACGAGTAGCTATTCAGACTGGTGAG ATTATGACCTTTCATAAAATGGAATCATCTTACTTTGGAGAGGGGTTAACTCTTCTCGGAGAAAG GTTATATCAAGTTACTTGGTTGAAGAAAATTGGTTTCATATATGACCGAAATGATTTCAGCAAA TTTAAGAGATTTACTCACCAGATGGAAGATGGTTGGGGGCTAGCTACTGACGGAAAATATTTATATGGAACTGATGGAAGCTCAACACTGTATCACATTGATCCACAAAATATGAAAG TCATACAAAAACAAGTTGTCACCTATAATGGTCATGAAGTGCATAACCTCAATGAGCTGGAGTATATAGATGATGAAGTTTGGGCAAATGTTTGGCAG ACTGATTGCATTGCTAAGATTTCACCAAAAGATGGCATTGTCCGTGAGTGGATTCTACTTCAAAGTTTAAG GATTACTGGCTTCTGGGAGAAAA AATTTTGA
- the LOC141721849 gene encoding uncharacterized protein LOC141721849, with amino-acid sequence MVGVADIPCIGKFVDKLSDYTVEAVFRGLKYMFCYKSLVDQLNSETDKLNFQMDNMSRKVEKEKDNGKIIEEYVLKWQDDATELKKSGKEYSPSCSCIQSLPIPNPVSRFQIGRNAAKKAAAVIELGDTGNKYLAGDIAYLAPVKNMPKSDTSFEDFQSRKDIYKQLYDGLVNKDTPLVHGIYGMAGVGKTRMMEKFWEDVMEKKIFDKVVRINVGNENTDEIKLQEQIAARLDCKLERPDDVVHRASQLEQSLRNGGKILLILDDVWTAIPLDNIIGTPFTDDSNSKGSKILFTSRELDVLKRNKCEHLVEIKILSPDEALNLFKKAVGADTINSLQDKSLVQKVCDECGRLPLIIQAVGEALKGEDQDLWKDAHDQLRKGKFEKIDGIDAQVYKCIKLSIDKLKQRDAKSCLFLCSFFPEDANITETVNMEMLIQLATGSQLIPEGRSRILAMVQSLKKSSLLLDSGTFYHNETKVHDIIRDVARSVAVSDSNYAFLQVTCNSKFLPSNADYSNRKFLRLDVETDDVQFHENVVCPDVLRTLWLQSNNHSQQFLGGFFRMFVNLRSLMLQKVNISLEKFSLQSLDNLRTLSLIKCDISKTDVTLFPKKLESLWIYEGKLPSPLDVANLEYLQKLEIQQWNEFAMRSSVRSSLACLKELNISKAIITDREEYQSVVRRFSLACLKELNISKAIITDREEYQSVVMEISRLTDLTSLQFNFYDFDTFQGRDVFSNLDRYNISVGEQLQLKWQRFRLFPPGFNFGEGRSIKFYGNHWQPWEGLMARAEQVILVRSSIEVSSICKGRVKAFEDLRRLYINSCHHMGYLASISHDEIHNEATCFSKLTILYIQFCSKLKYLFCDSIAKSLVQLQHLSVIDCKSMEAIIMNDGTSDREIIEFPKLRKMKIENAKRLASFYGEKEKMHAAGSTSAMDSSSQHQPLFDQMVAFPSLEELFIRQLLNTSVIWGNDCFDSDTLSSFSKLKLLDVRWCDKLQIVIPEAMLTLSQLTEVFLLGLPNLKSFFHNENYEFNMPVIEKVIVHRCGLSNTLFTRSIFKNLKQLKTLEVSDCELLEGIFEDARGDETLNTSDKIITLNQVSTVFLGGLPKFKSMFCGATFECYMPALKKVRIVGCGLSVLFTCSVFEKIQQLEELHVSNCDLLEHIVEEVGGGETSEVNGKSITYSKLSSITLESLPNLKSFSCSSSCAFNMPRLKNFRLIKCPQIEYFSSLKTNTAWVSVTSDYCSGEEFQDLNDYTGQYISQKRKLLEWLCTRIEL; translated from the exons ATGGTGGGTGTAGCTGACATTCCATGCATCGGAAAATTTGTTGACAAGCTATCAGATTATACAGTTGAAGCTGTGTTTCGTGGTTTGAAGTACATGTTCTGTTACAAGTCTCTTGTTGACCAACTCAATTCCGAAACTGACAAGCTTAACTTTCAAATGGACAACATGTCCAGGAAAGTTGAGAAAGAAAAGGATAATGGTAAAATTATCGAAGAGTATGTATTGAAATGGCAAGATGATGCTACAGAGTTAAAGAAGAGTGGCAAAGAGTATTCACCTTCATGCAGCTGCATCCAGAGTCTGCCCATTCCTAATCCTGTCTCTCGTTTTCAAATCGGGAGGAATGCAGCAAAGAAGGCCGCAGCCGTGATTGAACTCGGTGACACGGGAAATAAATATCTTGCTGGAGACATTGCATACCTTGCACCGGTTAAAAATATGCCAAAATCTGATACCTCATTCGAAGATTTTCAGTCTAGAAAAGATATTTATAAACAGCTCTACGATGGGCTGGTAAATAAAGATACTCCTCTGGTTCATGGCATCTATGGAATGGCAGGGGTGGGCAAAACTCGCATGATGGAAAAATTTTGGGAAGATGTCATGGAGAAGAAGATTTTTGACAAGGTGGTACGCATAAATGTAGGGAACGAAAACACGGACGAAATAAAGTTACAAGAACAGATTGCTGCCCGTCTAGATTGCAAACTGGAGCGGCCAGATGATGTAGTACATAGAGCTTCTCAGCTGGAACAGAGTCTAAGGAATGGGGGTAAGATTCTCCTTATATTAGACGATGTTTGGACTGCAATTCCCTTGGACAATATTATTGGAACTCCATTTACAGATGATAGTAATTCCAAGGGTTCTAAAATCCTCTTCACATCTCGAGAGCTTGATGTACTAAAGCGTAACAAGTGCGAGCATCTTGTCGAGATTAAAATCTTGAGTCCTGATGAAGCTTTGAATCTGTTCAAGAAGGCTGTCGGTGCTGATACAATTAACTCTCTACAGGATAAATCCTTGGTACAAAAAGTGTGTGACGAGTGTGGTCGTTTACCATTGATTATTCAAGCGGTTGGCGAAGCCCTGAAAGGTGAGGATCAAGATTTGTGGAAGGATGCACATGATCAACTTCGAAAGGGGAAATTTGAAAAAATTGATGGAATAGATGCACAAGTATATAAATGTATTAAATTAAGTATTGATAAGTTGAAACAGAGAGATGCAAAGTCATGTCTTTTTCTGTGCTCTTTCTTTCCCGAAGATGCTAACATTACTGAAACGGTTAATATGGAGATGCTGATTCAGTTAGCAACAGGCTCTCAACTTATTCCTGAGGGAAGGTCAAGAATACTTGCTATGGTTCAATCTCTCAAGAAATCTTCTTTGTTGCTCGACTCTGGAACTTTCTACCATAATGAAACTAAAGTTCATGATATCATTAGAGACGTAGCAAGATCCGTAGCTGTCTCAGATTCAAACTATGCTTTTTTACAGGTGACGTGCAACTCAAAATTCTTGCCTTCTAATGCCGATTATAGTAATCGGAAATTCTTACGTTTAGATGTGGAGACTGATGATGTCCAGTTCCATGAGAATGTGGTATGTCCAGACGTGCTGCGTACCTTGTGGCTACAAAGCAACAACCATTCACAACAGTTCTTAGGTGGCTTCTTCAGAATGTTTGTCAATCTAAGATCTCTGATGCTACAAAAAGTGAACATATCTTTGGAGAAGTTCTCTCTTCAATCCTTGGATAATCTCCGGACCCTTAGTTTAATAAAGTGTGACATAAGTAAGACAGATGTCACTCTTTTTCCCAAAAAACTAGAATCTCTTTGGATTTATGAGGGTAAACTCCCAAGTCCGCTAGATGTAGCAAACCTGGAATATCTTCAAAAGCTAGAGATCCAACAATGGAATGAATTTGCAATGCGGTCAAGTGTCAGATCTAGTCTAGCCTGTCTGAAAGAGTTAAACATATCAAAGGCAATCATCACTGACCGTGAAGAGTATCAATCGGTAGTAAGGCGGTTTAGTCTAGCCTGTCTGAAAGAGTTAAACATATCAAAGGCAATCATCACTGACCGTGAAGAGTATCAATCGGTAGTGATGGAGATTAGTAGATTGACTGATCTCACAAGTTTACAATttaatttttatgattttgataCTTTTCAAGGTAGAGATGTGTTTTCTAATTTAGATAGATACAACATATCTGTGGGTGAGCAATTACAGTTGAAATGGCAGAGATTTAGACTTTTTCCACCAGGATTTAATTTTGGGGAAGGGAGGTCGATTAAATTTTATGGAAATCACTGGCAACCCTGGGAAGGTTTGATGGCGAGGGCTGAACAAGTGATATTGGTTAGAAGCAGTATTGAAGTGAGTAGCATTTGCAAAGGCCGCGTAAAAGCATTTGAAGACTTGAGAAGACTGTACATTAACTCATGTCACCACATGGGGTATCTAGCAAGTATATCACATGATGAGATCCATAATGAGGCAACATGTTTCTCTAAACTTACCATTTTATATATTCAATTCTGCTCTAAATTAAAATACCTGTTCTGCGACAGCATTGCAAAAAGTCTGGTACAGCTGCAACACCTCAGTGTGATAGATTGTAAATCTATGGAAGCCATCATAATGAATGACGGTACAAGTGATAGAGAAATCATTGAATTCCCTAAATTAAGAAAAATGAAGATAGAGAATGCGAAAAGACTAGCAAGCTTTTACGGGGAAAAAGAAAAAATGCATGCAGCTGGTTCAACATCAGCAATGGACAGCTCTTCTCAACATCAACCTCTTTTCGATCAAATG GTGGCCTTCCCTTCCTTGGAAGAACTGTTTATCAGGCAGTTGCTAAACACAAGTGTTATTTGGGGAAATGACTGCTTTGATAGTGACACTTTATCCTCCTTTTCCAAACTAAAACTTCTTGATGTACGTTGGTGTGACAAACTGCAAATTGTGATCCCAGAGGCCATGTTGACACTCTCTCAGCTGACAGAAGTTTTTCTTTTAGGATTGCCGAACCTCAAAAGTTTTTTCCATAATGAGAATTATGAGTTCAACATGCCGGTTATAGAGAAGGTGATAGTTCATCGTTGTGGGTTATCTAACACTCTTTTCACCCGCTCTATCTTCAAAAATCTCAAGCAACTGAAAACATTAGAAGTTTCTGATTGCGAATTGTTGGAAGGCATCTTTGAGGATGCGAGGGGTGATGAAACTCTCAATACGAGTGACAAGATTATCACACTTAATCAAGTCTCTACAGTTTTTCTTGGTGGCTTACCGAAGTTCAAAAGTATGTTCTGCGGTGCAACTTTCGAGTGCTATATGCCGGCTCTAAAGAAAGTGAGAATTGTTGGGTGTGGACTCTCTGTTCTTTTTACGTGCTCGGTGTTTGAAAAAATCCAACAGCTTGAAGAATTACATGTATCTAACTGCGATTTGTTGGAACATATTGTTGAGGAGGTTGGGGGTGGTGAAACTTCTGAGGTAAATGGTAAGAGTATCACATATTCTAAACTCTCATcaattactcttgaatctttgCCAAACCTCAAAAGTTTCAGTTGCAGTTCGAGCTGTGCTTTCAATATGCCCAGATTGAAGAATTTCAGGCTTATTAAGTGTCCCCAGATAGAGTATTTCAGTTCCTTGAAAACAAACACAGCGTGGGTAAGTGTTACTAGCGACTACTGCAGTGGAGAGGAATTTCAAGACTTGAACGACTACACAGGACAATATATATCACAAAAGAGGAAGCTACTTGAGTGGTTGTGCACGAGAATCGAGTTATAG